A genomic region of Manihot esculenta cultivar AM560-2 chromosome 15, M.esculenta_v8, whole genome shotgun sequence contains the following coding sequences:
- the LOC110601708 gene encoding pentatricopeptide repeat-containing protein At5g62370, producing MIKQRPTSYYFYFRTRKRAMVTCTVPLETPPTPNSPNDHNSLRLSLADDLLRRGRVSLAQQVIQRIIAHSPTVPDAISAVDFAAGRGMELGVGIYGVFIRRLIELGQSKLAYAVYCDNVIAKGIDPDSSIINSMVICLVKLGKLEDASILFDKLIGSGFVPCHAACMAVIREFCVQEMLLDAFDCLVSISKAKIQLGMRYYNFLIDGLSYKGHVREAMKVLDIMHERTGLLPTLHNYKSLFYGLCKKGWVVEAESIGGEMEERGFFLDKIMYTSLMNAYLKDKKIKMAVMVFLRMLKMGCEPDTFTYTALIQGIVKMGYFNKGWILYSQMNESRMLPDAVTYHILISNYCKEGKIICATTLLNNMACCNLIPSVHSYTALMSALYKDNRLTEVDELYKSMLNHGVIPDHVLFLILMKNSKRGNELQLSLLMLQDILKHGCGLNPTLLSGSTNIDPMINLEQEIEFLLEKIIGSNLNLANVAFGIYITALCERGNLDAALSCLRKMIDVGCSPLPFTFNSLVKCICQDGCLESFEPLVDIMQEWSIVPDLATYLIMINEYCKNKDLTSAFHVLDQMEERGLKPSVSIYNSILSCLSRKKRMSEAETLFQRMLEAGVDLDATVYMTMINGYFKNGQALEAHQLFEKMIKHDIQPCSYTYTVLISGLVKSNMAGKGCKYLDRMLGDGFVPNVVLHTSLIYHFLRKGEFDFAFRLVDLMDRSQIEPDVVFYIALVSGVSRYIDGVKKRCKINRKSDREREMLLHLLFQRKFLPRETILRFSFDSSEHIKCFVLKLMHRIKETKFMPNLSLYNSIISGLCWANRIEDAYNQFELMQKEGICPNEVTFTILIEAHSRAGQINQAIELFNLMNADGYKLDKVAYNTLLRGLCKAGKELHALSLVFAMRKRGFFPNKASYETLLRCFCACYLSIPAFNIVEEMFAHNYVPRRYSANWLLCILCKEKKLNEAHKLLDMMHKRGNFPDALTWRILVQASYLDNAPEMAPKFL from the coding sequence ATGATTAAACAGAGACCTACTTCTTATTACTTCTACTTCAGAACCAGAAAGAGAGCGATGGTAACATGTACTGTCCCTCTAGAAACACCACCAACTCCCAATAGTCCAAACGATCATAATTCTCTCCGCCTCTCCTTAGCCGATGACCTCCTTCGTCGTGGCCGCGTATCCTTGGCCCAGCAAGTCATTCAGAGAATTATTGCTCATTCTCCCACCGTCCCTGATGCTATCTCCGCTGTTGATTTCGCTGCTGGTCGTGGGATGGAGCTTGGTGTTGGTATTTATGGTGTTTTCATTAGGAGATTGATAGAATTGGGTCAGTCCAAGCTGGCTTACGCAGTCTACTGTGATAATGTAATTGCTAAAGGTATTGACCCGGACTCTAGTATTATTAACTCCATGGTTATTTGCTTGGTTAAGTTGGGGAAATTAGAGGATGCAAGTATACTTTTTGATAAGCTTATTGGTAGTGGCTTTGTGCCTTGTCACGCTGCTTGTATGGCTGTTATTAGAGAGTTTTGTGTGCAAGAGATGCTTTTGGATGCGTTTGATTGTTTGGTTAGCATAAGCAAGGCTAAGATACAATTGGGCATGCGGTATTATAACTTTTTGATTGATGGACTGAGTTATAAAGGGCATGTACGTGAAGCAATGAAAGTCTTGGATATAATGCATGAAAGAACTGGATTGTTGCCAACTCTTCATAATTATAAGTCGCTATTCTATGGGCTTTGTAAGAAAGGTTGGGTTGTGGAGGCAGAGTCGATTGGTGGAGAGATGGAAGAACGTGGTTTCTTTTTGGATAAGATAATGTATACTTCCCTTATGAATGCGTATCTCAAGGATAAGAAGATAAAAATGGCAGTGATGGTTTTTCTGAGGATGCTAAAGATGGGTTGTGAACCGGATACTTTTACTTATACTGCTTTGATTCAGGGGATTGTCAAGATGGGTTATTTTAATAAAGGGTGGATTTTGTACAGTCAAATGAATGAATCCAGGATGCTACCTGATGCAGTCACTTACCATATTCTGATTAGTAATTATTGCAAGGAAGGGAAAATCATTTGTGCTACAACACTTCTGAATAACATGGCTTGCTGCAATTTGATTCCCAGTGTGCACAGTTATACAGCTTTAATGTCTGCACTATACAAGGATAATAGGTTAACTGAAGTTGATGAATTGTACAAAAGTATGCTGAACCATGGGGTCATTCCGGACCATGTGTTATTTCTTATTCTCATGAAGAATAGCAAGAGAGGGAATGAGCTTCAACTTTCTCTGTTGATGTTGCAGGATATTCTGAAGCATGGGTGTGGATTGAATCCCACTTTGCTCTCAGGTTCTACTAATATAGATCCTATGATAAATTTGGAGCAAGAAATTGAATTCCTTCTTGAGAAAATTATAGGAAGCAACTTGAATCTAGCTAATGTGGCATTTGGTATCTATATTACTGCCTTGTGTGAGAGAGGAAACCTAGATGCTGCTTTGTCGTGCTTAAGGAAAATGATAGATGTTGGGTGCAGTCCTTTGCCTTTTACTTTCAACTCCTTGGTCAAATGCATTTGCCAGGATGGGTGTCTGGAGTCTTTTGAACCTCTGGTTGATATTATGCAAGAATGGAGCATAGTCCCTGACTTGGCAACTTATTTGATAATGATAAATGAATATTGTAAAAATAAGGATCTGACATCAGCATTCCATGTTTTGGATCAAATGGAGGAGAGGGGACTGAAACCTAGTGTTTCTATTTATAACTCCATTCTAAGTTGTCTAAGCAGGAAAAAGAGAATGTCTGAAGCAGAAACTTTGTTTCAGAGGATGCTTGAGGCTGGTGTGGATCTTGATGCAACTGTCTACATGACAATGATCAATGGCTACTTCAAGAATGGACAAGCTTTGGAAGCCCACCAATTGTttgaaaaaatgataaaacATGACATTCAACCATGTTCATACACTTACACTGTACTGATAAGTGGTTTGGTGAAGAGTAACATGGCAGGTAAGGGTTGCAAGTATCTTGACAGGATGTTGGGAGATGGTTTTGTGCCAAATGTTGTCTTGCACACATCTCTTATCTATCACTTCTTGAGGAAGGGAGAGTTTGACTTTGCCTTTCGGCTTGTTGATTTGATGGACAGAAGCCAGATTGAACCTGATGTTGTCTTTTACATTGCCTTGGTTAGTGGTGTTTCCAGATATATTGATGGTGTCAAGAAAAGGTGCAAGATAAACCGAAAATCTGACAGGGAGAGAGAAATGCTGCTCCATTTGCTATTTCAAAGAAAATTCTTGCCTAGGGAAACCATTTTACGATTTTCTTTTGATTCTTCTGAACATATAAAATGCTTTGTCTTGAAGCTCATGCATAGAATCAAAGAGACCAAGTTTATGCCCAATTTATCCCTCTATAATAGTATAATTTCTGGATTGTGTTGGGCAAATAGGATTGAGGACGCATACAATCAGTTTGAATTAATGCAGAAAGAGGGTATATGCCCAAATGAAGTGACTTTTACTATTCTTATTGAGGCACACAGTAGAGCTGGTCAAATTAATCAAGCCATAGAGTTGTTTAATTTGATGAATGCAGATGGTTATAAACTTGATAAAGTTGCATACAACACTTTATTGAGAGGCCTTTGCAAGGCTGGTAAAGAGTTACATGCTTTGTCTCTCGTCTTTGCTATGCGAAAGAGGGGGTTCTTCCCAAACAAGGCCTCTTATGAAACTTTACTCCGTTGTTTTTGTGCTTGTTACTTGAGCATTCCTGCCTTCAACATAGTTGAAGAAATGTTTGCTCATAATTATGTACCTCGTCGATATAGTGCTAACTGGTTGCTTTGCATCCTTTGCAAAGAAAAGAAGCTGAATGAAGCCCATAAATTGTTGGATATGATGCATAAGAGAGGTAATTTTCCTGATGCATTGACATGGAGGATCTTGGTTCAAGCATCTTATCTTGATAATGCCCCAGAAATGGCACCAAAATTTCTTTAG